DNA sequence from the Pseudoduganella plicata genome:
CACCGACGCAATCTGGGATTCCGGGACCGTGAAGTAGTCCCGGTCCAGCAGCGCGAAATCGGCGAGCTGGCCGGGCGCGATCATGCCCATCTCGGTTTCGGTGTTCATGAACCATGCCGCTTTGCGGGTGAACAGCCCCAACGCTTCGGCCCGCGACAGACGGTTGTCCCTGGCCAGCACTTCGCTTCCGGAGACCGCCTTCCCGGACACCATCCAGCTGATCCCGACCCACGGATTGTACGAGGCTGCCCGGAAGCCATCCGTCGTCATGGCCAGGGGTATGCCGCTGTCGACCAGCTGTCGCAGGCGTGGGGTCAGCAATGCCTTGTCGCGGCCGTGGGTCTTGATGAAGCCGTCGCCATGGAAGGCCATCTTGGTGTCCAGGGCGATTCCGCCGCCCAGTGCCTTGACCCTGGCGATATTTGCGGGACTGATGGTCTCGGCATGTTCGAGGCTCCAGCGCAAACCGTCCAGCGGCGTCTTCTGATTCAGCTTTTCGAGCGCATCGAGGAACGGCGTGATGTTCTCGTTGTAGGTGATGTGCAGGCGGAACGGGATGCGCCGCTGGACCAGTTTGGCGACGTCGCGCTCCACCAGCTGCCGCATCATCTCCGGTTCAATGATGACCGCCGGACGGTCGAAATTTTCGTGATCGTGCACGTCGCCCGCCAGCACTTCACCGGTGCCACGGTAGACATGGCCATGCGCCAGGTGTGGGTGCAGGTTGTGCCCGGGAGCGATTGGCGCCGTCCTGGTGATCGCGGTGATCTCCGCGTCCACCATGTTGCCGGTGCCGTCTCCAAACTGGATGTCGACGAAGGGCATGCGGATGTTAAGCCGGTTGTCGCGTGCGACGACGTCCACGGTGCGCTGGCCCTTGGGATACTCGCGAAAGCCGGTGCCCGCGTCGATGGCCGAGGTGATCCCGAAGCGGTTCAGGCTGTGGATTGTATGGATCAGCGAACTGACTTCCTCATCGAAGCTGAGCTGGGGAACCATGGTTTCCATGACGATGAACATGAAGGTGAAGCCGTGCACTACGCCCGTGTACCTGCCCTGGGCATCCTTTTCCAGCTCGGTACCCGGAAACTTTGGGAACGCGTCGGTGCCTACGCCAAAGGCATCCATCGCCTGCTGATTCATGAAGCCGCGGTTATAGGCGTACTGCACGATCATCGGACGATTGGGGACGGCCTTGCGGAGTTCCTCCATGGTGGGAAAGCGCTGCTCCTCGAACTGGTAGGGAGACCAGCCGCCGATCACCTTGACCCAGTGACCTTCCGGCGTGCGTTTGGCCTGCTCCCTCAGCATTGCGAGGGCACGGCGTAACGTCGGCACACCGTCCCATCGAAGTGTGTAGTTGAATCCTCCTTCATTGAGCACGTGGGTGTGCGCGTCGATGATGCCGGGGATGAGCCGCCGACCGCGGGAATCGATCACGCGGGTCCTGGTGCCTTTCAAACCCAACACCTCCGCATCCGTGCCTACCGAGAAGATGCGGCCATTCCTGACCGCCAGGGCGGACGCTGCGGGTTGTGCCGCGTTGCCGGTGAATATCCTGGCGTTGTGAACGATCAGGTCTGCGCCTGACGCCTCTTGCGCGGCTTGTGCATGGGTATCGCTTGCGACACTCATCACGATGAATCCGATCAGTAATAGTAGTTTCACTGCCATTCCCCATTGATGGATTGAAAAGAACAACGCGCAGTACCGGTTATTCGTCGGCGAGCGTGACTTCGCAGCGATGTGCGTTGATGGAAACAATGCTACTGACTCGGTACAGCCCAGTCACTGATCGATCCTGCTGGTGACAGCACGATTTGCTCATCCAAATGACGTCACAGCAAAATTGATCTGTCCAGCGCGGGAATAGACATTGCTGCGCTTGCACGAGGTGGCTATCGTCCTGGTACCAATGTTTTTTGTTATTGATGCGATAAAATGAAGGAGCACGATGTGGACTGCAACTCTCACTTCCGGGCGATATGGCGCATCGCGATTGGCAACCGGCACAAGGCCGCGGAATTCAGGAAACGGCATGCAGGACCATTAAATCGCGCGCCGTGCGGGCATGGGTGAACCCTCTGCGAGCCCGCATCACTTCGTGAGTGCGACGCGCCTCAACCACCACCATCAACTCCCAATATTTCTCATGGCAAACCATATTGCACTTCCGGAGAATCTGCTCGATGTGGCCAGCGTTGGCCGCACCTGGAATGGCGTCGACGTCGAGATCACCGAGTTTTTCGGCTCGGGCCGGGTGCTGCACAAACTGGCGCACGCTGACCAGACGCGGCTGGGCATGATGCTGGATGAAGTCGGCGAAGGCCGCAGCGAGCCGCGGCTGCGCAGCAATACGCCCTGCCCGGTAGACTACAAACCACGCCAGATGCACTACACACCTGCGGGGATGGAGCTGTGGGGGTACAGCGAACACATCCGCTACGCCCGTGACATCAATCTGTGCTTCGATATCGACGCGCTTGGCGAGCGCTGCGACATCGAAGGGTGGCGCGGCCTCGCCGACACCCCAAGGCTGCGATTCAACGACGATGGCATCTTCGCACTGATCAACTTGCTGGTGGACGCGGTACAAGATCCGGATCCCTCCGCGCAGCTGTACGGCGATGCGCTCGTGACCGCAATCGCGATCCGGCTCTACCGGGGCAGTCAATCCCCCGTCAAGGGTCCGACCAGGCTGTCGCCATTGCAGTTGAATGATGCGCTGGGCTTCCTCGAAGCGAACCTGCCTTCGAAGGTCGACCTGGCAACGCTGGCGAAACTCGCCGGTCTGTCTCAATCCCACTACCACCGGGCTTTCAAGGCCTCTACCGGCCTGGCGCCCTACGCATGGCAGCTGCAGGCGCGCATCGAGCGCTCAAAGGCACTGTTGCTCGACACCTCAGGTTCGCTCGAGGACGTGGCTGAAGCGACCGGTTTCGCGGATGCCGTCCACTTCGGCCGGACCTTTCGCAAACTGACGGGCGCGACACCGGCAGCCTGGCGCAGGGACCGCTTCAACTAGGCAAGGGCGAGGTGTACGCCCTCCCCGATGTTCAGGCCTAGCCCGCCGATTGCAGCAGCTGAATTTCCCAGGCCAGCGCGACCCCGCTTGCGCCACCGTGCTCCAGCACCACGGCCGATAGCTCGGTGGCCGATTCCACACGCGCCCAGTCGCGCTGCCACTCGGAGATCACCGCCATCCAGGTCATCGGAACGGCACCAGCCTGCACCATCCGGCGCACCGCCATGTCATGTGCTTCGGACGACACGCCGCCCGACGCATCGGTCACGATGTACACGTCGTAGCCTTCGCCCAGCGCCTGGATCGCCGGCATGGCCAGGCAGATCTCGGTCCACAGCGCCGCCAGGATAAGCTGTTTGCGGCCGCTCTCTTTCACCAGGTCGGTGACGTTGGGGTCCTGCCAGGTATTGATGAACGTGCGATTGATCGGCTTCTGGTCGGGGAATACCTCTTGCAGCCCCTTGATCAGATTGCCGCCGCGCTCTTCGATGACCGTCGTAAGAATGGTCGGGACGTTGAAAACCTTCGCGGCCTTGGCCAGGCCGACAACGTTATTGACAATCATGGTTGGTTCGTGACTGTGCAGGTTGGCAAACTGGTAGGGCTGGTGGTCGATGAGCACGACAATGCTGTCTTCGGGACGAAGCAGTGCGGGGAGACCGTTTTTGTGCATGGGAAGCTCCTTCATGGATGTGGCGTTGGGACACCGTGTGGGAAGAAGCGGAACAGGCGGCAAGCGCCAACTGTCCGTCTCCAGAAGATGGTGCCATGTCAGGCCGTGGGTGACACTGTCCTGCCTTGCGCAGGACAGTCTGAATTGATCATCCAGCGTGGCACGCGCGTTTCCGTTGCTGTGTATCGGGCACCTTTAGCGGTCCTTGCGCCTTCTAGCCGGCTTTCGTGCGTGCAGAATGGCGCTTAGAGCCGAATTGTCAGCCGAAGCATAAAAAAAAGCCCCTGAAAAATCAGGGGCTTAATCTTGCTGAACTGCCTGTGAATGGTTGAGCGTTCAGGCTAGCTCATCATTCCCACTCGATCGTCGCCGGCGGCTTCCCGGAAATATCATAAACAACGCGATTCAACCCACGAACCTCGTTAATGATGCGGTTAGAAACCTTACCCAACAACTCATGCGGCAGATGCGCCCAATGCGCCGTCATGAAATCCTGCGTTTGCACGGCGCGCAGCGCGACGACGTAGTCGTACGTGCGGCCATCACCCATCACGCCCACCGATTTCACCGGCAGGAACACGGCAAACGCCTGCGACGTGGCTTCGTACCAGTTGGTCGGCACGCTGTCCTGGTCGAAGCCCGGCACGACCGTGGCGACATACGGCGTGTTGCGCAGTTCTTCGATGAAGATCGCGTCCGCGCGGCGCAGCAGGTCGGCATACTCTTTCTTCACTTCGCCGAGGATGCGCACGCCCAGGCCCGGGCCCGGGAACGGGTGGCGGTAGACCATGTCGTGCGGCAGGCCGAGGGCGACGCCCAGTTTGCGCACTTCGTCCTTGAACAGTTCGCGCAGCGGTTCCAGCAGCTGCAGCTTCATGTCTTCCGGCAGGCCGCCCACGTTGTGGTGGCTCTTGATCGTCTGGCCCTTCTTGCCCTTGCCGGCCGATTCAATGACGTCCGGGTAGATCGTGCCTTGCGCCAGCCATTTCGCGTTGGTCAGCTTGCTTGATTCGGCGTTGAACACCTCGACGAATTCGGCACCGATGATCTTGCGCTTCGCTTCGGGGTCCGTGACGCCGGCCAGCTTGCCCATGAACTGGTCGACGGCGTCCACGCGGATCACCTTGACGCCCAGGTTCTTGGCGAACATGTCCATCACCATCTTGCCCTCGTCCAGGCGCAGCAGGCCGTGGTCGACGAAGACGCACGTCAGCTGGTCGCCGATGGCGCGGTGGATCAGCGCAGCCGCGACCGACGAATCGACGCCGCCGGACAGGCCCAGGATGACTTCGTCCGTGCCGACCTGCGCGCGGATCTTCTCGACGGCCTCGCTGATGTAGTCCGGCATGTTCCAGTCGGACTTGCAGCCGCAGATCTCATGCACGAAGCGGCCCAGCATGGCCTTGCCCTGCACCGTGTGCGTCACTTCCGGGTGCCATTGCACGCCGTAGAAATGGCGCTCGTCGTCGCCCATGCCGGCGATCGGGCAGCTTGGCGTGCTCGCCATCAGCTTGAAGCCTGGCGGCATGTCCAGCACCTTGTCGCCGTGGCTCATCCACACTTTCAGCATGCCGTGGCCTTCGCTGGTGACGAAGTCGTTGATGCCGTTCAGCAGCGCCGTGTGGTTGTGCGCGCGCACTTCGGCGTAGCCGAATTCGCGCACGTGGCCATTCTCGACCTTGCCGCCCAGCTGCGCGGCCATCGTCTGCATGCCGTAGCAGATGCCCAGCACGGGCACGCCCAGCTCGAACACGGCCTGCGGTGCGCGTGGCGAATCGCCTTCCAGCGTCGAATTGTGGCTGCCGGACAGGATGACGCCGGCGGCGCCGTAGTTGCGGACGAATTCGTCGGACACGTCGTACGGATACACTTCCGAGAACACGCCGGCATCGCGCACGCGGCGCGCGATCAGCTGGGTTACCTGGGAGCCGAAATCGAGGATGAGGATTTTAGAGTGCATTGAATGGACTGTAGTAACTGGGAAACCGGGATATGTAAAAACGCCGGCGCGCGGCCGGCGTTCGAGGACAGCTTATTCCGAACGGTAGTTCGGCGCTTCCTTGGTGATCTGCACGTCGTGCACGTGCGATTCGCGCATGCCCGCCGACGTGATTTCGACGAATTCCGCTTTTTCGCGCAGCTCGTCGATCGTGGCGCAACCGCAGTAGCCCATCGACTGGCGCACGCCGCCGACCAGCTGGAAGATGATCGCCAGCACGGAGCCTTTATAGGCCACGCGGCCTTCGATGCCTTCGGGGACGAACTTGTCCGCCTTGGCCGAGGCTTCCTGGAAGTAGCGGTCGGCCGAGCCTTCGGCCATCGCGCCCAGCGAACCCATGCCGCGATACGACTTGTACGAACGGCCCTGGTACAGGATCACTTCGCCCGGGGCTTCCTCGGTACCGGCAAACATCGAACCCATCATGACGGTCGATGCGCCGGCCGCCAGGGCCTTCGAGATGTCGCCGGAGAAGCGGATGCCGCCGTCGGCGATGCACGGCACGCCCGTGCCTTCCAGTGCCTGCGCCACGTTCGAGATCGCGGTGATCTGTGGCACGCCGACACCGGCGACGATGCGCGTGGTGCAGATCGAGCCGGGACCGATGCCGACCTTGACCGCGTCCGCGCCGTACTCCACCAGCGCCTTGGCGGCGGCCGCCGTGGCGATATTGCCGCCGATGACGTCCACGTGCGGGTATTTCGTCTTGATGTATTTCACGCGGTCGAGGATGCCCTGCGAGTGGCCGTGCGCCGTGTCGACGACCAGCACGTCCACGCCGGCCTGCACCAGGAGGTCGATGCGCTCTTCATCCTTGGCGCCGACGCCCACTGCCGCACCGACCAGCAGCTTGCCGTGCTGGTCTTTCGAGGCGTTCGGGTGTTCCGTCGACTTCTGGATATCCTTGACGGTGATCAGGCCGCGCAGTTCGAACGCTTCGTTGACGACAATCACGCGCTCCAGACGGTGCTTGTTCATCAGGCGCTTCGCTTCGGTCGTATCGGCGTCCTCGTTGACCGTTACCAGCTTTTCGCGCGGGGTCATCTTGGCGCGCACTTCAGCGTCCAGTTCCTGCTCGAAACGCAGGTCGCGGTTGGTGATGATGCCGACGACTTCCTTGCCTTCGACAACCGGGAAGCCGCTGATGCCATACTGCTCCGTCAGCTTGATGACGTCGCGGATCTTCATGTCCGGCGGGATCGTGATCGGGTCGCGCAGCACGCCCGCTTCGAAACGCTTGACCTTGGCCACCTCGCGGGCCTGGTCGGTCGGACGCAGGTTCTTGTGGATGATGCCGATGCCACCCTCCTGCGCCATGGCGATCGCCAGACGCGCTTCCGTCACCGTATCCATCGCGGCCGACAGCAGCGGGATATTCAGGGTGATGTTGCGGGTCAGCTTCGTGCGGAGGGACGTGTTGGCAGGCAGAACGTTCGAGTACGCTGGAACGAGGAGCACGTCATCGAACGTGAGTGCTTTTTGGAGTAGACGCATAGTACATTTCCTATCGGCGCAAAAGTGAATTATACAGAAGTTCACCTCGCTCGTCATTGCAGGCCGGCAAAACGGCCGCTTTTTTCGCGTGTTCGGTTGACTTTAGCGGGTAATCGGGGTGAAATCGACGGAAGATTCTGCAAGGAAAGAACCACATGAAGACCAGGCTGACATTGGGGCAGGCGCTCGTTGCCACTGCCATGCTGGGCGCTTGCGGCGTCGTTCACGCCCAGTGGGCATGGAAGGATGCCAACGGACGACCGGTCTATTCCGACCAGCCCCCGCCAACGTCCGTGCCCGCCACGCGGATCTTCAAGGCGCCGCGCGGACAGATGCCGGACGTCCGACCGCAGCCCGAGCCCACTGCATCGAAAGCACCGCCGACGCTCGCCGAGCGCAATGCGGCATACGAGCAGCGCCGTGCCAGCGCTGCCGAACAGGCCGCGAAACAGGCCGACGAAGCCAAGGCCACGAGGGCTCGCGCCGCCAGCTGCGAGAGCGCCCGCAGCAACCAGCACGCACTGGACGGCGGCGCCCGCATCGCCCGCTTCAACGCCCAGGGCGAACGGGAGTTCCTGACGGACGCACAGCGCGCCGAGGCGTCAAAACGCAACGCCGCGCTGGTGGCCGAGCATTGCCGCTAGCTCGCACGTTTGATGTGGCGCAAAGCCCGCGGCGAAGGGAATGGCTGACTCAGCAATATAAGTCAGACTGGCCGAAACCCTATAATCTCCCGCGAGCGACCATGAATGCATTCTCCGACGTCCAGATCATCAACGGCCCCAACGGCGAGCCTGTCTACGTCGTTATCCCTTACGAAACGTATATGCAGACGCAGTCGTGCCACAGCGGCCACGTGCCGCACCAGGTGATCGGCTCTATCGCCGAGAAGGGCTGGACGGCCGCACGGGCCTGGCGCGAGTACCTGGGGCTGACCCAGCAGGAGGTGGCGGAACGGATCGGCATCAGCCAGCCCGCCTATGCGCAGCAGGAGGCAGGACTGCGGCCCCGGAAGGCCACGCGCGAGAAGATCGCGGCGGCCATGGGGATCAAGTCGGGGATGCTGGATCTGTAGCGTCGGGCCGGGGAGCTTCCAGCTTCATCTGGTGTTCGACCAGCGTGCGGACGATGGTGCCGGGCATCGCGCATTCTTGCGTTGCAAGTGAGCGCAACTCATCCGATGCAATGCCGCTCAATGCCGCGGTCCGCAACGACGCAGCCTCCTCGGGGCGGCCCAGCCCGTCCAGAATGGCGCCGGCCAGACGCACGTCAGCCATGAATGCAGAAAGCTCCGCCCCCAGCCGCGGTGCCGTCCAGGGTGCCGGCAGCAACGGTTCGCCCTCCGCCAGCTCGTTCAGCTGATTCAGTCTCGCCAGAGGTTGCGGCATGTACTGTCCGGCCAGCTCGAAGTCCCCGGCCGCGACGATTGCCGGCAACGCAAGGAACGCCTCGCGTTGTGCCTCCTCGGGCCGGACGGCGCTCAGCCGCAGGAACAGGTCGTAAGTCGCACGCGGCTGCTCCAACGCCTCATCCAGCCGGACGATAAACATGAACCGGGAGCGCGGCCAGTGCGCCGTTTGCGCGCCGAAGATGCAATCGCCGGCCAGCAGGCGGCGCGCCTGGTCGTCGCGCGCCGAAGCCAGCGCCGTGCGTGCCGGGACGTACTCTTCGGCAAGCTGGCTCCACTCGAACATGGTGATGAACTCCCGGCCGGGCTCCCTGGGCATCCCTGTCGACCTGCGCGTACGAGCGCAGCAGGATTTCGAGCGCATCCGCGTGGCGCCCCTCCTGCCGCGCCGAGACGGCCAGTGCGATCTCGTCAGTCATGATTCACCGGCGCTGTCCTTCTTCGCGCGCCGGCGCCGCGCATTCTTCGGGTCAACAATCAGCGGGCGGTAGATTTCCACGCGGTCGCGTGCCTGCAGCACGGTATCGAGCGTCTTTTTCTTGCCGTAGATCCCGACGGGCATCGTGACGAGGTTGATCTCGGGCGCGTCCTGCAACATGCCGGACTGCTCGATGGCCTGGCCGATCGTCGTGCCCGCATCCACTTCCATGGCGCGCAGCAGTGGATTCGGGCCGCTGGCGTAGCACAGCGAGATCTTGATGCGTTCGGCCATGGATCAGCCGTACACCGTCTCGGCCCGCTTGGTAAACGAGTCGACCATGCTGTTGGCGATCATGCCGAAGACGGGGCCGACGACCTGCTCCAGCAGGCGGCTGGAGAATTCGTACTGCAGGTCCAGTTCCACCTTGCAGGCGTCCTCGCGCAGCTCCTTGAACGTCCAGACACCGGTCAACGTCTTGAACGGCCCGTCGACGAGGCTCATGTTGATGGCCGTGGGCGGCGTGTTGGTGTTGGCCGTCGTGAAGCTCTGGCGCACGCCGTGGAAATTGATGCCCACGCTGGCGACAACCCGGTTGTCGCCTCGCTCGCGCACCTCGACCCCGCCACACCAGGGCAGGAATTTGGGATAATCCTCGACCCGGTCGACCAGATCGAACATCTGCCTGGCGCTGTATCCCAGCAAAACTGACTTGTGCACTACTGCCATTCTTTAACCGTTTGCTATCATGTTGAAAAAAGCGAGTGGTTTCAGAAAGCCTGCACAAATTTTGCGCAAGATTTTTGAAACAGCCTCCCGCGCCGTTGCGCGATAACCGTAGTTTAACCGACCCGCGCCCAAGACCACATTACTCATGACTATTGCCGACAACCGCAAAGCCTTCCACGACTACTTCATCGAAGACCGCTTCGAAGCGGGCATCGTGCTCGAAGGGTGGGAAGTCAAGGCGATCCGCGATGCGCGCGTCCAGATCAAGGAAGCCTACGTTACGATCCGCGATAACGAACTCTACCTGTTTGGCGCGCACGTCAGCGCACTGCCGACCGCCTCCACCCACATCCACCCGGAAGCCGTGCGCACCCGCAAGCTGCTGCTGCACCGCAAGGAGATCGACAAGCTGATCGGCAAAGTCGAGCGCTCCGGCTACACGCTCGTGCCGCTGAACCTGCACTACAAGGGCGGCCGCGTCAAATGCGAGATCGGCCTGGCCAAGGGCAAGAAGCAGCACGACAAGCGGGCCACCGAGAAGGATCGCGACGCCAATCGCGAGGTGCAGGCGGCGATGAAGCAGAATCGGCGGTGATTATGAGACCCTACGACGATAATCGGATACCAGACGCCAATCGTCTGGCCTGGTACAGCCTGGCGATCGGCCTGCTGAGCTTTGGTGTCGCTCTGCTGATCCTGAATGAGACATTCGGCGGCTGCGGCTGGCGCGTTGGCAACTGTATTGGCGACGTCAAGTGGACGTTGGGAATCGGCGGCGTGATCGGCACCCTGACGGGGCTGCGCTCTTTCGTCAGTTCGCCATGGCAGCGATGGCTCAGTTGCGTGGCGCTATTGGTCAGCGGCCTCGCTGTTGCGGCAGCCTGCGCCCTGAATATGTAAGGCTCATAACCGCCTGACAACCCGTCGCATGCGAACCACGCGACGGCCGCATTCGATTTCCACAGGGAAACACCCATGCTACACTGACGGCTGACCATCACCGGCTGTTCCCATGTTCGCCAAAGTCCCCCATATCGCTCTCGCGGCCAGTCTTGCCGCCACCCTTGCCGGCTGCGTCGTGCCGTATTCGCCGACACCCGTTGCCACCAACTTCCCCACGTCGCGCCAGGAAAAGCTGCAGGCGGCGGCGCACTGGACGACGGTTGCCGATCACATCGAGCAACGCGTCGTGACGGACATGAAGAAGCATCCGAACCGGCCGTTCTACATCGCCGAGGACAAGGATGCGTCGCCGTTCCAGAAGGCCGTCACCACGCAATTGGTGACGTCGCTCGTCAAGGACGGCTACGTTGTCGCGCGCACGCCAACGGGTGCATGGAAGCTGGAACTGGATATCCAGGCCGTCACATTCACGCGAAACCGCCCCCAGTACCGCTATTCCGGCGCCGCCACGGCGCTGGCGAACGGCGTCTGGGTGCTGTCCGACATCAATCCGACCATCGGGGCGATCGGCGTGGCGGGTGCCGCCGACGCCTTCCACTGGTTCCACAGCCAGTTCGCGCCCGGCGCGACGCCGAAGACGGAGCTGATCGTCACGCTGTCGGCCGGCGACCAGTACCGCTATTACGCGCGCTCCACGGCGGCGTATTATGTGGCCGACACGGACCGTGCGTTGTACGGCATCAAGGAAGAGGACACGCAATTGACCAAAGTGTTCAAAGTGCAGGGAGGCCGCTGATGCGCGCGTTCGCTCCCCTGCTCGTTGCTGGCCTGCTGGCCGGCTGCGCCGCCACGCCCGCGAAGGACGAACCGAACTATGCGACGGTCGCATCGAACGGGTTCGTCTCCGCCAACTATACCGCAGCCGACAAGCTGCTGATGCAGCTGAGCGGCAAGCTGGCCGCCGACAAGCCCCTGATCATGGCCACCGTCGTCAATATCGACGCACTGGACCAGACGTCGACCCTGGGTCGCCTCGTTTCCGAACAGATTTCCACCCGGATGGCGCAAGGCGGCCTCAAGATGCTGGAAATGAAGCTGCGCAACAATGTCTACCTGAAGCGCAACCAGGGCGAACTGATGCTGACGCGCGAAATCGGCGAAGTGGCGCAGACCCACAACGCGCAGGCGGTCGTCGTCGGCTCCTATGCCGAGACCAGCGATATGGTCTTCATCAACATCAAGGTGGTCCAGCCGCAAAGCAATTTCGTACTGGCCGGGCATGACTACGTGCTGGCCAAGGAAGGCATCGTGCGGTCAATGCTGCTGTCGCGCTGACAATCAGGATATAGTGGCGTTTTCGACAACCGCATCGATAACGACGGCGCCACATGTTCTCCCACTGCACCTGGCTCAACGAGCCTGCTGACTACACCGTCAACGCCGACAGCCTGCGCGTCGTCACCGACAACGCCACCGACTTCTGGCGCATCACCAGCTACGGCTTCATCCGCGACAGCGGCCACGTGTTCGGCCGCTCCGTCGAAGGCGACTTCACGGCGCAGGTGCGCGTGCAGGGCGACTTCCGCGAGCTGTACGACCAGGCCGGCCTGATGGTGCGCATCGACGAGCGCCAGTGGATCAAGGCCGGCGTCGAGTTTTCCGATGGCGCGCTGATGCTCAGTACCGTGCTGACGGCGGAGCACTCCGACTGGGCCACCGCCAGCGCGCCGCCGCTGCCGGACGGCTTCTGGCTGCGCGTGACGGTCGCCAGCGGCGCCATACGCGTGCAGTATTCCGCCGACGGCAAGGTGTGGCCGCTGCTGCGGCTGGCGCCCTTCCCGGCCGCCGGGCGCTATTTTGTCGGTCCCATGTGCTGCACGCCGGAGCGGGCCGGGCTGACCGTTGTGTTCAGCGAGTTTACCGTCGGTCCCGCGCTGCCGAAAGACCTGCACGATCTCACCTGACGCCGGCGGCGA
Encoded proteins:
- a CDS encoding DUF1349 domain-containing protein, with product MFSHCTWLNEPADYTVNADSLRVVTDNATDFWRITSYGFIRDSGHVFGRSVEGDFTAQVRVQGDFRELYDQAGLMVRIDERQWIKAGVEFSDGALMLSTVLTAEHSDWATASAPPLPDGFWLRVTVASGAIRVQYSADGKVWPLLRLAPFPAAGRYFVGPMCCTPERAGLTVVFSEFTVGPALPKDLHDLT
- a CDS encoding FlgO family outer membrane protein; this translates as MRAFAPLLVAGLLAGCAATPAKDEPNYATVASNGFVSANYTAADKLLMQLSGKLAADKPLIMATVVNIDALDQTSTLGRLVSEQISTRMAQGGLKMLEMKLRNNVYLKRNQGELMLTREIGEVAQTHNAQAVVVGSYAETSDMVFINIKVVQPQSNFVLAGHDYVLAKEGIVRSMLLSR